In the genome of Desulfofarcimen acetoxidans DSM 771, one region contains:
- a CDS encoding IS630 family transposase — protein sequence MDASHIRDYQGLQRAWFPKGEQKKIKTYGHHAKVTLYGALNYYTGKVFCVNYDKINAEKFKDFLKKLVSHFLKDDISKIYIVLDNARVHHAKLLKDFLDEHKDHLFLKFLPPYSPNLNCIEELWKWLKNTAIYNRFHKNASEIQKSVDSFLEEIKCCSEDVKKRLCV from the coding sequence GTGGATGCATCTCACATTAGGGACTATCAAGGTTTACAACGAGCATGGTTCCCAAAAGGTGAGCAAAAAAAGATTAAGACCTATGGACACCATGCAAAAGTTACATTATACGGTGCTTTAAACTACTATACGGGTAAAGTTTTTTGTGTAAATTATGACAAAATCAATGCAGAAAAATTCAAAGATTTTCTTAAAAAATTGGTATCACATTTTTTAAAAGATGACATTTCTAAAATTTACATTGTTCTTGATAATGCAAGAGTTCATCATGCAAAATTACTTAAAGACTTTTTAGACGAGCATAAGGATCATCTGTTTTTGAAATTTCTTCCACCCTACTCACCCAATCTGAATTGCATAGAAGAGTTATGGAAATGGTTAAAAAATACAGCTATTTATAATCGCTTTCATAAAAATGCTTCAGAAATTCAAAAATCTGTTGACTCGTTTTTAGAGGAAATCAAATGCTGTTCGGAAGATGTGAAAAAGAGACTTTGCGTTTAA
- a CDS encoding IS630 family transposase yields MRKLHLNNPQNLTIEDLNKIKRETPYKLRCRVQAVILVMKGRQAKQIAEYLDISEQTIRKYVAYFNEGGVEKLLHVSKKPGRPPRLTNEQKEEVKEVLKKSPSEVGFSTHTTWNCKTLAAYIHDTYGIKYTSDGVWRMLLKMDFRYNRPTYVLAKADPEKQKAFQDELEELKKSH; encoded by the coding sequence ATGAGGAAATTGCATTTAAACAATCCACAAAATTTAACCATTGAGGATTTGAATAAGATAAAAAGAGAAACACCATATAAACTAAGATGCAGAGTTCAAGCTGTCATTCTTGTCATGAAAGGGAGACAAGCAAAGCAGATTGCCGAATATCTTGATATAAGTGAACAAACCATAAGAAAATACGTTGCTTACTTTAATGAAGGTGGAGTTGAAAAACTGCTTCATGTATCAAAAAAACCGGGAAGACCGCCAAGGCTAACCAATGAACAAAAAGAAGAGGTCAAAGAGGTACTGAAAAAATCACCATCAGAGGTTGGTTTTAGTACCCATACTACTTGGAATTGTAAAACCCTCGCTGCTTACATTCATGATACATACGGCATTAAATATACATCAGATGGTGTTTGGCGCATGCTTCTTAAGATGGATTTTCGTTATAATCGTCCCACTTATGTATTAGCCAAAGCTGATCCGGAAAAGCAAAAAGCTTTTCAAGATGAGCTGGAAGAGTTAAAAAAATCTCACTGA
- a CDS encoding DUF3343 domain-containing protein: MPEQYGYIVFPSTHEAIRTEKLLQKHGAVFTIVPTPRSITTSCGISVRFNPSEEKIFKQLLEDYEVQTDGIYLLPKNR, from the coding sequence ATGCCGGAACAATACGGCTACATAGTTTTTCCTTCAACCCACGAAGCTATAAGAACCGAGAAGCTGCTGCAAAAACACGGCGCAGTCTTTACCATAGTACCCACACCGCGCAGCATCACAACCTCCTGCGGTATTTCCGTTCGTTTTAACCCGTCAGAAGAAAAAATCTTCAAGCAATTGCTTGAAGACTACGAGGTACAGACAGACGGTATCTACCTGCTGCCGAAAAACCGGTAG
- a CDS encoding ACT domain-containing protein, with amino-acid sequence MTNPAKTDENQRVIVTVLGADRVGIIAGVSGILAENNINILDISQTTLREFFTMIMVADMKQSKINLNTLKAKLAALGEELGMRIDAMHEDAFRFMHRI; translated from the coding sequence GTGACAAATCCGGCTAAAACCGATGAGAACCAGCGTGTCATAGTAACCGTGCTGGGAGCGGATCGTGTAGGAATTATCGCCGGCGTATCCGGCATACTGGCTGAAAACAATATCAACATACTTGATATCAGCCAAACAACACTAAGAGAATTCTTCACCATGATCATGGTAGCGGACATGAAGCAGAGCAAAATCAACCTAAACACATTGAAAGCAAAACTTGCCGCATTGGGTGAAGAACTGGGAATGCGTATTGACGCCATGCACGAAGACGCCTTCCGTTTTATGCATCGCATATAG
- a CDS encoding PFL family protein, translated as MLTIQEVMETILMVQEEHLDIRTITMGISLRDCADPNPKAAQQKIYDKITRLAANLVKAGEDIENNYGIPIVNKRISVTPISMVAESSTAEDYVGFAEVMEKAAGTVGVNFIGGFSALVHKGFTKGDKILLESIPEALSVTERVCSSVNLATTKSGINMDAVCQMGQIIKQTAEKTADKDGLGCAKLVVFANVPEDNPFMAGSFHGVGEPEAVINVGVSGPGVVKYAVEKAGNVNFGELAEIIKKTSFKITRMGELVGRRAAKILNVPFGIVDLSLAPTPAVGDSVAEILEAMGLERCGTHGTTAALALLNDAVKKGGAMASSYVGGMSGAFIPVSEDAGMIRAVEDKALSLDKLEAMTCVCSVGLDMIAVPGDTTAETIAGIIADEAAIGISNQKTTAVRIIPAPGKKVGDYVEFGGLLGRAPVMPVNPFSSSLFVRRGGRIPAPIQSLRN; from the coding sequence ATGCTAACAATACAGGAAGTTATGGAAACCATTCTAATGGTGCAGGAAGAACATTTGGACATACGCACCATCACCATGGGCATCAGCCTGAGGGATTGCGCTGACCCCAACCCTAAAGCCGCCCAACAAAAAATTTACGATAAAATCACCCGCCTGGCTGCCAACCTGGTCAAAGCAGGCGAAGACATTGAAAACAACTACGGTATACCCATCGTAAACAAAAGAATCTCCGTTACCCCCATCTCCATGGTGGCAGAGAGCAGCACAGCGGAAGATTATGTAGGCTTTGCCGAAGTCATGGAAAAAGCTGCCGGCACAGTAGGAGTTAATTTTATCGGGGGCTTCTCAGCCCTGGTGCACAAAGGATTTACCAAAGGCGATAAAATACTCCTGGAGTCCATACCGGAAGCTCTGTCCGTAACAGAAAGAGTTTGTTCCTCCGTCAACCTGGCTACTACCAAGTCAGGCATCAACATGGACGCCGTCTGCCAGATGGGCCAGATCATCAAACAAACCGCAGAGAAAACCGCCGACAAAGACGGCCTGGGCTGTGCCAAGCTGGTCGTGTTTGCCAACGTACCTGAGGACAACCCCTTCATGGCCGGTTCCTTCCACGGAGTCGGCGAACCGGAAGCGGTCATCAACGTAGGAGTCAGCGGCCCCGGTGTAGTCAAATACGCCGTGGAAAAAGCCGGCAACGTTAATTTTGGCGAGTTGGCCGAAATAATCAAAAAGACCTCTTTTAAAATCACCCGGATGGGTGAACTGGTAGGGCGCAGGGCCGCCAAAATACTAAACGTGCCCTTTGGCATCGTGGATCTCTCCCTGGCCCCCACCCCGGCAGTAGGAGACAGCGTAGCGGAAATACTGGAAGCAATGGGCCTGGAAAGATGCGGCACTCACGGCACCACAGCGGCACTGGCCCTGCTCAATGATGCAGTGAAAAAAGGCGGAGCCATGGCGTCCTCCTACGTAGGAGGCATGTCCGGCGCTTTCATCCCGGTCAGTGAAGATGCAGGCATGATCCGGGCCGTAGAAGACAAAGCACTCAGCCTGGACAAACTGGAAGCCATGACCTGCGTTTGCTCAGTAGGTCTGGATATGATAGCCGTACCCGGAGACACCACAGCCGAAACCATCGCCGGCATTATCGCCGATGAAGCAGCCATAGGCATCTCCAACCAGAAAACCACCGCCGTAAGAATCATCCCCGCCCCCGGCAAAAAGGTCGGCGACTACGTGGAATTCGGAGGCTTACTGGGCCGGGCCCCGGTCATGCCGGTCAACCCCTTCTCCTCCTCCCTCTTCGTACGCCGCGGCGGCCGCATACCGGCACCCATACAGAGTCTGAGAAATTAA
- a CDS encoding recombinase family protein → MIQANLKYTILYGRLSQEDERDGESNSIQNQRLMLEKYATDNGFENILFLSDDGYSGTNFNRPAWKELMNLVENNEVATIIVKGMSRLGRDYLLVGQYTEMIFPSCGVRFIAVSNNVDSLYGDNDFTPFVNLFNDFYAKDTSRKIRSVVKSKAERGERVATRAPYGYKKDENNPKSKIVPDEDVTPIVQRIFSLCVEGKGPTQIANQLNKEQVYSPGYYYYIKTGIILTNVDVTRPYAWSSACIADILENEVYLGHTINLQYTTLSYKNKKRIERPKSEHLRFENTHEPLITKEIWDIVQDIREHKKRRTNMEEQDMFSGLVRCIDCGEVMTLHRAHTIAAVKNNFMCSTYRKRGKEKCSSHYLREIHLAAIVLDDLLRVTHFARQQEALFIQYINRKNNAETRREIERLQRELVLMRRRHTELSTLFKRLYEDNVLGKVTNEQFRMLSGDYNAEQKSLKESIPQTAERIEELQTSISNVTRFIDKVKRYTEINELSGELLNVFIEKIEVGERAERYSRTAEQEIVIHYRDIGVVGAFAEEAEKIAEQQQRQTA, encoded by the coding sequence ATGATACAGGCTAACCTAAAATATACAATACTCTATGGCAGACTTAGTCAGGAGGACGAGCGTGACGGCGAGTCCAACAGCATACAGAACCAGAGGCTGATGCTGGAGAAGTATGCCACCGACAACGGATTTGAGAATATTCTCTTCCTCTCTGACGATGGCTACAGTGGCACAAACTTTAACAGGCCTGCATGGAAAGAACTGATGAATCTGGTGGAAAACAACGAAGTGGCGACGATAATCGTCAAGGGCATGTCCCGGCTCGGCAGAGATTATTTACTGGTCGGACAGTACACCGAGATGATATTTCCAAGCTGCGGAGTCCGCTTCATCGCCGTCAGCAACAACGTGGACAGCCTTTACGGTGACAACGACTTCACTCCATTCGTGAACCTTTTTAACGATTTCTACGCTAAAGATACCAGCCGGAAAATCCGATCGGTCGTTAAATCGAAAGCAGAACGAGGTGAGCGTGTGGCAACCAGAGCGCCTTACGGCTACAAGAAAGACGAAAATAATCCCAAAAGTAAAATTGTTCCCGATGAGGATGTTACACCCATTGTTCAACGGATTTTCAGCCTCTGTGTCGAAGGGAAAGGTCCTACACAGATTGCCAATCAGCTTAACAAAGAGCAGGTGTACTCGCCCGGTTACTATTACTACATCAAGACCGGCATCATTCTGACCAATGTGGATGTAACCAGACCATACGCATGGAGCAGCGCATGCATTGCCGACATTCTGGAAAATGAGGTCTATCTCGGACATACCATCAATCTGCAGTACACAACGCTGTCCTACAAAAATAAGAAGCGTATTGAGCGCCCCAAGTCAGAGCATCTGCGCTTTGAAAACACGCATGAGCCGCTGATTACGAAAGAAATCTGGGATATCGTTCAGGACATCCGTGAGCACAAGAAGCGCAGGACAAACATGGAAGAACAGGATATGTTCTCTGGTCTGGTAAGGTGCATCGACTGCGGAGAGGTCATGACACTGCATCGGGCGCACACCATAGCCGCTGTAAAAAACAATTTCATGTGCTCCACCTACCGGAAACGCGGTAAGGAAAAATGCAGCTCTCACTACCTTCGGGAAATCCATCTGGCAGCAATCGTGCTGGATGACTTACTGAGAGTAACCCACTTCGCACGGCAGCAGGAGGCGTTATTTATCCAGTACATCAACAGAAAAAACAATGCCGAAACCCGACGTGAGATTGAACGGCTCCAAAGAGAACTGGTATTAATGCGCCGGAGGCACACAGAGCTCAGCACCTTGTTCAAACGGTTATATGAGGACAATGTACTTGGTAAGGTGACCAACGAGCAGTTCAGAATGCTGTCCGGAGATTACAACGCAGAACAAAAAAGCCTGAAGGAAAGCATCCCTCAGACTGCGGAACGGATTGAAGAACTGCAGACCTCCATCTCCAACGTCACCCGATTTATCGATAAGGTGAAACGGTACACCGAGATAAATGAGCTAAGCGGTGAACTGCTTAATGTATTCATCGAGAAGATTGAGGTCGGTGAGAGAGCAGAACGATACTCCAGGACGGCGGAGCAGGAAATTGTTATCCACTACCGCGACATCGGCGTCGTCGGCGCTTTCGCAGAAGAAGCCGAGAAAATAGCCGAACAGCAGCAAAGGCAGACAGCTTGA
- a CDS encoding recombinase family protein, with translation MKSRNPLSRPALRGDVSGAGFKGTMSEAELHFLRDRLLGGKKNKAHKGELRFPLPVGYCHDKNGDIVMDPDEEVRTAVQTVFSLFQSTGSAYGVVKSFAQNGLRFPKRAYGGAWAGKLVWGELNHGRVLGILYNPSYTGTYVFGRYKYRKKLDADGMLSSHVVRLPQEQWEVKIFDHHPGYITWAQYEENLDRLAKNRTNAEVSGPAREGLALLQGLVFCGTCGRRMTVRYTGNGGIEPKYECRRHWENGRAVTCSIIRSELLDQAVEAKIMEALQPARLELALFALDEALLEEDDVEKSWHLSLERAQYEVDRAERQYNLAEPENRLVVRSLESKWNEKLADFKSLQEDYDRHRSNRIWRPTANDREEILALAQNLPSLWMSQTTHIKEKKRIVRILIEDITVISQPRESNITVGIRWRSNYCESINITKPLPITIRRKHKEATVELINGLAQKLTDAQIAQYLNNNGYRTPENRLFTTPSIKWLRYRYQIPGPGKGDGFTVKEVAERFGVSKHVLYYLLDKGLLRGTKFAPGWPWNILVDEDTEKLLSEWVFKSKRIL, from the coding sequence ATGAAATCCCGTAACCCCTTGTCGCGACCCGCATTGCGGGGCGATGTAAGTGGCGCTGGCTTTAAAGGAACTATGAGTGAGGCGGAACTTCATTTTTTACGCGACCGTTTGCTGGGAGGCAAGAAAAATAAAGCTCATAAAGGAGAATTGCGCTTTCCTCTGCCAGTTGGCTATTGTCACGATAAGAACGGGGATATTGTTATGGATCCGGACGAAGAGGTAAGAACTGCCGTACAAACTGTGTTTTCACTCTTTCAATCAACCGGAAGCGCTTACGGAGTGGTTAAGTCTTTTGCTCAAAACGGTCTTCGTTTTCCTAAGAGGGCTTACGGAGGTGCCTGGGCAGGTAAACTTGTCTGGGGTGAGTTGAATCATGGCAGGGTTTTAGGTATTCTATACAATCCTTCTTATACCGGAACTTATGTATTTGGCCGTTACAAATATCGTAAAAAGCTGGATGCTGACGGTATGTTGTCTTCCCATGTTGTTCGCTTGCCTCAGGAGCAATGGGAGGTAAAAATTTTTGATCACCACCCGGGATATATCACTTGGGCACAGTATGAGGAGAATTTAGACAGGTTGGCAAAAAACCGAACCAATGCTGAAGTAAGTGGCCCGGCACGTGAAGGATTGGCTTTATTGCAAGGTCTGGTTTTTTGTGGCACATGTGGCAGGCGCATGACGGTACGGTATACCGGCAACGGCGGTATTGAACCCAAATATGAATGCCGTCGTCATTGGGAAAACGGTCGTGCGGTAACTTGTTCTATTATCCGTTCTGAGTTATTGGATCAAGCTGTTGAGGCTAAAATTATGGAGGCTTTGCAACCGGCTCGGTTGGAACTTGCTCTTTTTGCCTTGGATGAGGCTTTACTGGAGGAAGATGATGTTGAAAAGAGTTGGCATTTGTCTCTGGAGCGGGCTCAGTATGAGGTTGATCGTGCTGAGCGACAGTATAATCTTGCTGAACCGGAGAACCGCCTGGTGGTACGAAGTTTAGAATCTAAATGGAATGAAAAGTTAGCTGATTTTAAAAGCCTTCAAGAGGATTATGATCGTCATCGTTCTAATCGAATTTGGCGTCCGACTGCTAATGATAGGGAAGAAATACTTGCTTTGGCTCAAAATCTGCCCTCTTTATGGATGTCTCAGACAACCCATATTAAAGAGAAAAAAAGAATTGTCCGTATTTTAATCGAAGACATTACTGTGATAAGTCAACCACGTGAAAGTAATATAACTGTAGGGATTCGCTGGCGCAGTAATTATTGTGAGTCCATCAATATTACCAAACCTTTGCCGATAACCATCCGGCGTAAACATAAAGAGGCTACGGTTGAATTAATCAATGGTTTGGCACAAAAACTCACTGATGCGCAGATTGCCCAATATCTTAATAATAATGGTTATCGTACACCTGAAAATAGATTATTCACTACTCCATCAATTAAATGGCTTCGTTATCGTTATCAAATTCCGGGACCTGGTAAAGGTGATGGCTTTACTGTAAAGGAAGTTGCTGAACGTTTCGGCGTCAGTAAGCACGTGCTATATTATCTGTTAGACAAAGGCCTGCTTAGAGGTACAAAATTTGCACCTGGCTGGCCATGGAATATTTTAGTTGACGAGGATACCGAAAAGTTGTTGTCTGAGTGGGTATTCAAATCCAAACGAATTCTTTAA
- a CDS encoding RNA-directed DNA polymerase — MAKIADVAKAKPKEQFTSLAHLINEELLEICHHEMDPNKASGIDRVMKEKYGESLSNKLQDLVVQMKQHSYHPQPVKRVYIPKTGTKDLRPLGIPMVYSYCTPPQTRFGIKEFVWI; from the coding sequence TTGGCAAAGATAGCTGACGTTGCTAAAGCTAAGCCAAAAGAACAATTCACGTCTTTGGCGCATCTTATTAATGAGGAATTGCTGGAGATTTGCCATCATGAGATGGATCCAAACAAGGCATCTGGTATTGACCGAGTTATGAAGGAGAAATATGGAGAGAGTTTATCAAATAAACTTCAAGACTTGGTAGTACAAATGAAGCAACATTCGTATCATCCACAGCCAGTAAAGCGAGTCTATATACCTAAAACTGGAACAAAGGATCTGAGGCCTCTAGGGATACCCATGGTTTATTCATACTGCACTCCTCCTCAAACACGTTTTGGAATTAAAGAATTCGTTTGGATTTGA
- a CDS encoding metallophosphoesterase family protein, with translation MIFATGDTHGDFTRFSMDIFPEQKEMTKDDFVIVCGDFGIWDNSKRERYWLKWLDEKQFTTLFVDGNHENYDLLASYPVSDWHGGKVQRIGDSVIHLIRGQAYEICGKHFFTMGGASSHDIKDGILEPDAPDFIKQRKKLNAQGAIYRVNHVSWWKEELPCDAEYETAVNNLERCHWKTDYIITHCCPTSIANILGNGEYQPDRLTDFFETIKNRCDYGYWIFGHYHENRVIEKKFVLLYEQIVLIEE, from the coding sequence ATGATCTTTGCAACCGGAGATACACATGGTGATTTCACACGCTTCAGTATGGATATTTTCCCGGAGCAGAAGGAAATGACAAAAGATGATTTTGTCATTGTCTGCGGAGACTTCGGCATCTGGGACAATTCCAAACGCGAGCGCTACTGGCTGAAGTGGCTGGATGAAAAACAGTTCACCACGCTGTTTGTGGACGGCAATCATGAAAACTATGATCTGCTTGCAAGCTACCCGGTTTCCGACTGGCACGGAGGAAAAGTACAGCGTATCGGAGATTCTGTCATTCATCTGATACGGGGACAGGCCTATGAGATTTGCGGTAAACACTTTTTTACCATGGGCGGAGCATCCTCCCATGACATAAAGGACGGAATACTGGAGCCGGATGCACCGGACTTTATAAAGCAGAGAAAAAAGTTGAATGCACAGGGCGCCATATACCGTGTCAATCATGTTTCATGGTGGAAAGAAGAACTCCCCTGCGACGCGGAATATGAGACAGCAGTCAACAACTTGGAGCGCTGCCACTGGAAGACAGATTACATCATTACACACTGCTGCCCGACCAGTATTGCCAATATCCTTGGTAATGGAGAATACCAGCCGGATCGCCTGACCGACTTCTTTGAAACCATTAAAAACCGCTGTGATTATGGCTACTGGATTTTCGGGCACTATCATGAAAACAGGGTCATAGAGAAAAAATTCGTTTTGCTGTATGAGCAAATTGTACTGATTGAAGAATGA
- a CDS encoding helix-turn-helix domain-containing protein has protein sequence MAVSYNKLWKLLIDKKMKKKELQAAAGISSSLITKLGHDEPVTTTVLMKICAALQCDIGDIMEIIPDGQKKS, from the coding sequence GTGGCTGTAAGTTATAACAAGCTCTGGAAGCTGCTTATCGACAAAAAAATGAAAAAGAAAGAGTTACAGGCTGCCGCAGGTATCAGTTCCAGCCTTATTACAAAGCTTGGGCATGATGAGCCTGTAACAACGACCGTACTTATGAAAATATGCGCAGCTCTGCAGTGCGATATTGGCGATATCATGGAAATCATTCCTGACGGACAGAAAAAATCATGA